From the genome of Uranotaenia lowii strain MFRU-FL chromosome 1, ASM2978415v1, whole genome shotgun sequence, one region includes:
- the LOC129747155 gene encoding uncharacterized protein LOC129747155, giving the protein MASKAEKKLAAALLTRRRACAERDVVEKFVADFTYERDCCQVAVRLEALNKCNELFLNVQNDIEMGDSEERFETHLEFRADFEDRFCRAKGFLLSKLESREHPLSSTIIHASASHSMSSSFHHRLPKIDLPKFSGDESRWISFRDNFLSMIHCNEDIPIVNKLQYLLQSLEGEARKPFESVDIQADNYSSTWDALKKRYDNKRFLRKELFRGLYNLPPIQHESAQDLNTLVDDFQRHVKALVKLGEPIEHWDTPLIFILTNKLDSATIRAWEQDTRQKEEVKYDELIEFLVHQVRMLKSVDSDLQHRSSAPTVSKVAGQIPKKPVPIRSVVNTATSETQSSTSPCHCCLRTHPLHQCPALSNLSSSQLRELVTQHSLCWNCFRANHRATSCKSKFLCRICQAKHHTMLHDHHISHLEQPTTEEPHPVQANPGFSGSVNPPAINLSVHSNSTVLLETVTLFVVDRYGRKVPARALLDSAAMSSFITKKLANQLATRQRPVDISVAGIGESVKRIKHKLAAKIISKNSDFSTTLDFLVMKKPTSHLPTTPIDSTAWRIPKVPLADPQFNVPATIDMIIGGECYREFHTGIRHSLGNGFPFLVDTLFGWTVSGKIDSSSTTAPQACFLSTVDQTRETIPGEFRPMDTTDGSQRMDVEPSTTQIHDEGSVACHSRSNDPQTTLGDNETNATHRNSTRYSHHSDSVQHYKPHCYLPHHPVLKDASKTTNECVVFNASCEPNSGYALKDTLLVGCAVQHNPLSATFLSAAKSNDEVEDYADGSSCYIVPLAKQASGTCLELGAPLLPTESFQKPQRSKPPPHRWRTVAAKRATAIQISTDGPSWRLIPGEHNVVSEHSSNLQPSDLPAWCYNSSSLKYRPCSASLWPLDRLAQLHPGRDGVVPVLGLETAQRQGCHNHRRPEKATKTG; this is encoded by the coding sequence ATGGCTAGCAAGGCGGAGAAAAAACTAGCAGCGGCCCTTCTGACGAGACGACGAGCGTGTGCCGAACGAGATGTGGTGGAGAAGTTTGTAGCGGATTTCACCTACGAACGAGATTGTTGCCAGGTTGCGGTACGTTTGGAGGCGCTTAACAAGTGCAACGAGTTGTTCCTGAACGTGCAGAACGACATCGAAATGGGCGATAGCGAAGAACGGTTTGAAACACACCTGGAATTCCGTGCTGATTTTGAGGATCGATTCTGCAGGGCGAAGGGTTTTTTGCTGTCCAAACTGGAGAGTAGGGAGCATCCGTTGAGTTCGACGATCATCCACGCATCGGCTTCTCATAGCATGTCTTCCAGCTTTCATCATCGTCTGCCAAAAATCGATTTGCCGAAGTTTAGTGGAGATGAATCGCGCTGGATCTCATTCCGTGACAACTTTCTCTCGATGATCCACTGCAACGAGGACATACCGATCGTTAACAAGCTGCAGTATCTGTTGCAGTCGCTGGAAGGAGAGGCAAGAAAACCATTCGAGTCTGTAGATATCCAGGCCGATAATTATTCGTCGACGTGGGACGCGCTTAAGAAGCGTTACGACAACAAGCGGTTCCTCAGAAAGGAGCTTTTCCGTGGCCTATACAACCTTCCACCGATACAGCACGAGTCCGCACAAGACCTCAACACACTGGTTGATGATTTCCAGCGACACGTTAAGGCTCTGGTAAAACTAGGGGAGCCGATCGAGCATTGGGACACTCCACTTATCTTCATCTTAACGAACAAGTTGGACTCAGCAACGATTCGCGCATGGGAGCAGGATACTCGACAGAAAGAAGAAGTGAAGTACGACGAGCTCATCGAGTTTCTCGTCCACCAGGTCCGGATGTTGAAATCCGTGGACAGCGATCTCCAGCATCGTTCCTCAGCGCCCACCGTTTCCAAGGTGGCCGGTCAAATCCCGAAGAAACCAGTTCCCATCCGATCTGTCGTGAATACAGCTACGTCCGAAACTCAATCCAGTACTTCGCCATGCCACTGTTGTTTGAGAACACATCCGCTTCACCAATGTCCAGCATTATCGAACCTGTCAAGCTCCCAACTGCGAGAGCTTGTGACACAGCACAGTCTTTGCTGGAATTGCTTTCGCGCAAACCACCGGGCAACATCCTGCAAATCCAAGTTTCTGTGCAGGATTTGTCAAGCAAAACACCACACCATGTTGCACGACCACCACATATCACATCTAGAGCAACCCACTACTGAGGAACCACATCCCGTACAAGCGAATCCAGGTTTTAGCGGTTCAGTAAACCCACCAGCGATAAATCTATCCGTGCATTCAAATTCGACGGTTCTATTGGAGACGGTCACGCTGTTTGTTGTCGACCGATATGGCAGAAAGGTTCCTGCTAGAGCTCTGCTAGATTCTGCAGCGATGTCCAGCTTCATCACCAAGAAGCTGGCGAACCAACTCGCCACCCGTCAAAGGCCCGTGGACATCTCAGTTGCCGGAATCGGAGAGTCAGTGAAGCGCATCAAACACAAGTTAGCTGCCAAAATCATATCCAAGAACAGCGACTTCTCCACCACACTCGATTTCCTCGTCATGAAGAAACCAACATCCCATCTTCCCACAACCCCGATCGATTCAACTGCCTGGAGAATACCAAAGGTTCCATTGGCGGATCCTCAGTTCAACGTTCCAGCAACAATCGACATGATCATCGGTGGAGAATGTTACCGTGAGTTTCATACAGGCATACGCCACTCCCTTGGTAACGGTTTCCCGTTTTTGGTGGACACCCTCTTTGGTTGGACAGTTTCTGGCAAAATAGATTCCAGCTCCACCACCGCACCGCAAGCGTGCTTCCTCTCCACCGTTGATCAAACCCGAGAAACGATCCCTGGGGAGTTCCGGCCAATGGACACCACCGATGGGAGCCAAAGGATGGACGTTGAACCCTCCACCACTCAAATCCACGACGAAGGATCCGTCGCCTGCCATTCCCGGTCTAATGATCCACAAACCACCCTTGGAGATAACGAAACGAATGCCACACATCGAAACTCCACCAGATATTCACACCACAGCGATTCTGTTCAACACTACAAACCACACTGCTATCTGCCACATCACCCGGTGCTCAAGGATGCCAGCAAAACCACCAATGAATGCGTGGTATTCAACGCATCCTGTGAGCCCAACTCAGGGTACGCGCTCAAGGATACGCTGCTCGTCGGTTGCGCCGTTCAACATAATCCGCTGTCCGCCACTTTTCTAAGTGCCGCCAAAAGCAACGACGAAGTAGAAGACTATGCTGATGGATCCAGCTGCTACATCGTTCCTTTGGCCAAGCAGGCCTCTGGTACCTGTCTGGAGTTAGGTGCACCTCTCCTACCAACGGAATCGTTCCAGAAACCCCAACGGTCAAAACCGCCACCGCATCGTTGGCGAACTGTCGCTGCTAAACGTGCAACTGCTATCCAGATTAGTACAGACGGGCCCAGTTGGAGACTCATTCCGGGAGAGCACAATGTAGTCAGCGAACACTCCAGTAACCTACAGCCGTCCGACTTACCTGCATGGTGTTACAATTCGTCGTCGCTGAAATACCGGCCCTGTTCCGCCAGCTTGTGGCCACTAGATCGCCTTGCACAGCTTCATCCAGGTCGAGATGGAGTCGTTCCGGTTTTAGGACTGGAGACAGCCCAGCGACAGGGTTGTCACAACCACCGACGACCAGAAAAGGCTACAAAGACCGGTTGA